A DNA window from Mesotoga sp. BH458_6_3_2_1 contains the following coding sequences:
- a CDS encoding permease, translating into MENDLKKEVTKFGLLAAGFFVFYFLPFGSQYVQDAIISGFTMLGSYAREHVLLCLVPAFFIAGTITVFIRKDTILKLLGPDARKIISYPIAAVSGGILAVCSCTILPLFGGIYKRGAGLGPAVAFLFSGPAINVAAIFLTGNAIGWEIALVRIVGASTSAILIGLTMQSIFREKGSGGFATQESDDQISWPESIGFLGLQMTFLIVGGLTINPIVKASILVISAVAVFVMAIRFKRELRNQWIGETWDFAKKILPYLFFGVFAAGIISSALPQSLVESLLGGNRFGSTLFASVFGAFMYFATLTEVPIVQSLMSLGMGKGPALALFMAGNSLSLPSMIVITRLLGKKRAFTYFGLVVVFSTLWGFIYGNLF; encoded by the coding sequence ATGGAGAACGATTTGAAGAAAGAAGTGACGAAGTTCGGATTGTTGGCAGCCGGTTTTTTTGTTTTCTATTTTCTGCCTTTTGGAAGCCAATACGTTCAAGATGCAATAATCAGCGGATTTACAATGCTTGGTTCATATGCAAGAGAACACGTACTTCTCTGTCTTGTACCTGCCTTTTTCATAGCGGGCACTATCACCGTATTTATTCGGAAGGACACAATATTGAAACTACTGGGTCCTGACGCCCGAAAGATCATTTCATACCCAATCGCCGCCGTTTCCGGCGGAATTCTGGCAGTTTGTTCGTGTACGATTCTTCCTCTTTTCGGTGGTATCTACAAACGGGGCGCCGGCCTTGGACCTGCAGTTGCCTTTCTCTTCAGCGGTCCGGCAATAAACGTTGCTGCAATCTTTCTTACTGGAAACGCAATTGGTTGGGAGATAGCACTTGTGAGAATAGTTGGGGCCTCGACTTCGGCAATCTTGATAGGCTTAACGATGCAGAGTATCTTTAGAGAAAAGGGATCAGGAGGTTTTGCGACTCAGGAATCGGATGATCAAATTTCCTGGCCAGAGTCTATTGGTTTTCTGGGCCTCCAGATGACCTTTCTGATTGTTGGTGGGTTGACTATCAATCCAATTGTTAAGGCATCAATACTAGTTATCTCCGCTGTTGCAGTTTTTGTGATGGCTATACGTTTCAAGAGAGAACTGAGAAATCAGTGGATAGGTGAGACATGGGATTTTGCAAAGAAGATCCTCCCGTATCTTTTCTTTGGGGTTTTTGCGGCAGGAATCATATCCAGCGCGCTTCCACAAAGTTTGGTAGAATCTCTTCTTGGAGGCAACAGGTTCGGCTCAACTCTCTTCGCATCTGTCTTTGGAGCCTTCATGTATTTTGCGACATTGACGGAAGTTCCTATCGTTCAGTCGCTCATGTCTCTGGGAATGGGCAAAGGTCCTGCCCTGGCGCTCTTCATGGCAGGTAACTCACTTAGTTTGCCCAGCATGATAGTTATCACTAGACTTCTGGGAAAGAAGAGAGCATTCACTTACTTTGGACTGGTAGTGGTATTCTCCACGTTGTGGGGATTCATATATGGAAATCTATTTTAG
- a CDS encoding thioredoxin family protein, with product MKIEIFGSGCPRCKQTEKIMKMAVEELDSDAIIEKVTDMMAIMEKGIVSTPAVAVDGKIVLSGKIPSLDEAKRLIKG from the coding sequence ATGAAGATCGAAATCTTTGGTTCGGGCTGTCCGAGATGCAAGCAGACAGAAAAGATTATGAAGATGGCCGTTGAAGAGTTGGATTCAGATGCGATAATCGAGAAGGTAACGGACATGATGGCGATTATGGAGAAAGGAATAGTCTCGACTCCTGCTGTCGCGGTCGATGGAAAGATCGTTCTATCAGGGAAGATACCATCATTAGATGAGGCGAAGAGACTTATCAAGGGTTGA
- a CDS encoding flavodoxin family protein, with product MKVVAFNGSPRVDGNTSKMIEEVFTVLNDEGIDTEIVQIGGNPVMGCTACNICFETKNRRCAINDDYVNGCIEKMLEANGIIFGTPTYFADLSPEVKALIDRAGMVALANNAMFKKKVGAAVVAVRRGGSVHAFDSVNHFFLISQMIIPGSSYWNLSLAWRKGDFEKDKEGIRTMRVLGENMAWLLRKINE from the coding sequence ATGAAAGTCGTAGCCTTTAATGGAAGTCCGCGTGTCGATGGAAATACCTCTAAGATGATTGAAGAAGTCTTCACTGTTCTAAATGATGAAGGAATAGATACCGAGATAGTACAGATTGGCGGGAACCCTGTAATGGGTTGCACTGCCTGCAATATCTGCTTCGAGACGAAAAACAGGAGATGCGCAATAAATGATGACTATGTGAACGGTTGCATAGAGAAGATGCTTGAGGCAAACGGAATTATCTTCGGGACGCCGACTTATTTTGCGGATCTCTCGCCTGAGGTGAAGGCTCTGATTGACAGAGCAGGGATGGTGGCACTTGCCAACAACGCTATGTTTAAGAAAAAAGTAGGTGCGGCCGTAGTAGCGGTCCGAAGAGGAGGATCGGTTCACGCATTCGATTCAGTCAATCACTTTTTCCTTATCTCTCAGATGATAATTCCCGGTTCATCATACTGGAATCTCTCTTTAGCCTGGCGAAAAGGAGATTTCGAGAAAGATAAAGAGGGAATACGAACGATGAGAGTCCTCGGTGAAAACATGGCCTGGTTGCTAAGAAAGATCAATGAGTAG